A stretch of DNA from Promicromonospora sukumoe:
CCGGAGCTGCTGCTCGCCGACGAGCCGACGTCGGCCCTGGACGTGACCGTGCAGCGGCGCATCCTGGACCACCTCGTCGCGCTCGCCGAGGCGCACGGGACCGCGATGATCCTGGTGACGCACGACCTGGGCCTGGCCGCCGACCGCGCCGACCGCGTGATCGTGATGCTCGACGGCCGGATCGTGGAACAGGGCACGCCCGAGCAGGTGCTGCGGTCCCCGCAGCACGAGTACACGCGGCGGCTGGTCGCGGCGGCGCCGGCGGCCGTCGTCGCGCAGGGCGAGGCGGGGGTGTCGGCGGGCCGGGGCGCCGTCGTCGGCGCGCCCGGCGGGCCGGCGGACGACGGCGCAGCCGGCGGCGACGTCGTCACGGTCCGGAACCTCGTCAAGGAGTACCGCGTGCGCGGGCGCGGCGGGCTGCTGCGCGCGGTGGACGACGTGTCCTTCTCCGTGCCGCGCGGCGGCACGACCGCGCTGGTGGGCGAGTCCGGCTCGGGCAAGACGACGGTCTCCCGCATCCTGCTGGGCCTGGAGACGCCGACGTCGGGCGAGGCGCTGGTGGACGGGAAGGCCATCGCCGGGGCGGGCCGGGCCGAGCGGCGCGCCCTGCGCCGCCGCGTGCAGCCGGTGTTCCAGGACCCGTACGCGTCCCTCGACCCGACCCACACGGTGGAGCGGGTGATCGACGAGCCGCTGCGGATCTTCGGCATCGGCGACCGGGAGTCGCGCCGGGCGCGGGTCGCGGAGCTGCTGGACCAGGTGGCGCTCCCCCGCGACGTCGCCCAGCGGCATCCGGGCGCGCTGTCCGGCGGGCAGCGGCAGCGGGTCGCTATCGCGCGGGCGCTGGCCCCCGGGCCGGAGCTGCTGGTGCTCGACGAGGCGGTCTCGGCGCTCGACGTGCTGGTCCAGGAGCAGATCCTGGCCCTGCTCGCTGACCTGCAGGAACGACTCGGGGTGTCGTACCTGTTCATCAGCCACGACCTCGCGGTGGTCCGCGGCATAGCGGATAATGTGGTGGTGCTGCGGCAAGGCCGCGTCGAGGAGCAGGGGGCCGTCGACGACGTGTTCCACTCCCCGCGGGCCGACTACACCCGAGACCTGCTAGGAGCCATCCCCGGTGCCGCTTTCGCCCGATGAGCCCGTGCTCCCCGCCCTGGTCCGGCCCACCGTGCAGGACGCGATCCGGCGCGACATCATCGCCGGCGTCCTGACGCCCGGCGCCCGCGTGACCGAGGCCTCGCTGGCCCAGCGGTACGACGTCTCGCGGGTGCCGGTCCGGGAGGCGCTGCGCGGCCTGGAGAGCGAGGGGTTCATCGACTCCCGGCCGCACGTGGGCTCGCGGGTCGCAGCGATCCCGGTGCACGACGCCGACGACCTGTTCGCGGTGCGGGAGGCCCTGGAGGTGTCCACGGCGCGCAGCGCCGCCCGGCGGGCGGCGGCGCTCTACTCGGGCGACGAGAGCCCCGAGGACTGGTGGCG
This window harbors:
- a CDS encoding dipeptide ABC transporter ATP-binding protein; translation: MPQDADTTAAPLLRVRGLDVAYGDTPVVRGVDLDVARGERVAIVGQSGSGKSTVVAALLRLLPGAGRITGGTVELDGEDLAAAGEARMRAVRGGRIALVPQDPGTNLNPAMRLGDQVADALRADGLRGPAVRQRVLELLAEAGVPEPERRAKQFPHEFSGGMRQRVLIAMALAREPELLLADEPTSALDVTVQRRILDHLVALAEAHGTAMILVTHDLGLAADRADRVIVMLDGRIVEQGTPEQVLRSPQHEYTRRLVAAAPAAVVAQGEAGVSAGRGAVVGAPGGPADDGAAGGDVVTVRNLVKEYRVRGRGGLLRAVDDVSFSVPRGGTTALVGESGSGKTTVSRILLGLETPTSGEALVDGKAIAGAGRAERRALRRRVQPVFQDPYASLDPTHTVERVIDEPLRIFGIGDRESRRARVAELLDQVALPRDVAQRHPGALSGGQRQRVAIARALAPGPELLVLDEAVSALDVLVQEQILALLADLQERLGVSYLFISHDLAVVRGIADNVVVLRQGRVEEQGAVDDVFHSPRADYTRDLLGAIPGAAFAR